CAGAGCCTCCAAGCTAACTAGTGGATTGCATCTCTTTTTGCCCTACTGGCTTTTAAGTTCACGATAAAAAATATAGATCCATCGTCATCCTTTCCCATTGTTTTGATCTCTAAATAAATTCAAGCGATCTACTCTTGAGGGCATCCTGGGTGCTGGTTGAGGGTCTCTCGCTGCGCCACAAGATTCACGGATGAGTAGCTCGCCTTTCACTTTGATTTCCTGGCTGTCTGCGGCTTCATCATTTAACAATGCGAGCAGCAGCTCTGCGGATGCACGTCCCATTTCAAAGCAAGGTAATGAGACTGTTGTCAGAGAAGGCCGGGAAATCGTGGAGATATACTGATTATCGTACCCAACGAGAGCAAGATCGTCTGGTATACGCAGCCCTCTATCCTGAGCTGCATAGATTGTGCCTATAGCCATCAGGTCATTTGCCGCAAAGATGGCTGTAGGGGGTTCTGGTAGATCAAGAAGTTGGCTTGCAGCAACATAGCCTTGCTCTGTGCCGAAATCACCATTCGCGACAAGCGTTGGATCAAAGGCAATTCCGCTGTCTTCCAACATGGTTTTATAACCGAGAAATCGCTCTTCTGAAGAGTAAAATTGTTCAGGGCCGTTGAGATAACCAATGCGCTTGTGGCCCAATTGAATGAGGTGGTTCACGGCAAGGCGTGAGCCGTAGAGTTCATCTGGAATGACGGAATTGGGGAACCCCTTAGGGAAAAGGCGGTGTACAAAGACACATTTTTTATCGTTAAGCTTCAGTTCGTCACTTGCAGATTGATGAACTGTTTCTGCAAAGATGATCCCCTCAATCAAATAACCTGTCAGGTCTTGAATCGCTCGTTGCTCGCTGGCAGGGTCCCAATCTGTGTTGATGACGACACAGAAGTAACCATCTTCTTTCAGCCGATCTTGAACACCACGCACAATCTTCGTTGTAAATGCACTGGTGATATCATCGCAGATGATCCCAATAATCGGTGAGCGATCTGTGCGCAGACTGCGGGCAATGTGATTGGGGTGATAGCCTAATTTCTGCGCAATTTCCAAAATGCGCTTTTGAGTTTCTGCGTTTACAGGGTGGTCACTGCCATTTAAAGCACGTGACACCGTTGCAACAGAAACCCCCGCTGCTTCAGAAATTTGGCGAATCGTGACTGGCACCACCCGTTCCTTTCAAAGCCTCTTTCGTCGTATGGTAAACGTTTACCATATGCAGAGGAGTATATTGGTAAACGTTTGCCATGTCAAGTTTTTAGCGGTTTCATTCATGTGGATGGCCCAAGAGCGTGATGAATGTCATGTTCAGGGGAAATCAATGATGTGGCTCTGAAAGGGGGAGTAGACAACGATCTCACCTTCCAGAGCAGGCGATAAAGCTTATAGCTATGAAGCAGAAACAGGCGAGTTGTCGCTCTTCAAAGGCTCAGACATTCCATTTCCCGTCCAGTGATGGTGCCCAGCTATCCATGTTCATCACACACAAGCGAGGGCTTGAACTTGATGGCACCCATCCGACAGTGAACGTCGATAAGGTCGTTGAAGAGTTCAGCGATAATTTCTCATTCCTTACTCTGACCATCGGTTGGTCTGCTGAGGATTAGGCCGATTTATCACCTTTCTACCAGAATATGTAAGACTGGCTTGGGATGTCGTGTAAAACAAACAGACGAGGCGCATTATTGCCCCTCGTCCGTTTGTTGTTATAGGCTTAGAGAGAATCAAGCGATTTAGCGCATACGCTGCTGCCACTTTTGCAGGTTGAGGCCTTTCACCAGCAACCAGACCGGGAAGGCGATTTCCGCCACTGAAATGAGCATTGCAATCAGGTCCGGCGTGGTGGTGTAGCTCTCGATGAACAGTAGGCCCACTGTATCAAACAAGTACCCAAACCCGGCGATCAAAAACAGGATGCCCAGTACCCGTGGGAAATAACCAGATTGGTAGATTAGATAGCCGAGTGCGAAGACATGAATAATGAGGAAAGCAATCCCTACTGTGAACCCGAAGCTGTGTGCATCCAGGAAGAGAGACACCAGCGCATGGCTCTGTTCGATACCAAACGCAGCCCCATTGATGATGAAGAGAACAAAAGCATAGTTCAGCAGATTGATGCCATGAATTGTCGTCATGATCAAGCGGGACACGGTTGCTATTAAGGACAGTGTATTGTTGACGGGCTTTAATAGCATATAAAGGATGATTGACAGGATAACCTCACTCAAGAGCACGATGAGTTCCGCGCCGAGGCCACCCATACGAAACAGCCCTTCGGATGCTGTGATATTCGCGACAGTTGCCGCCGCATCATTGGGGACAATCAAGGTCGAGGGCACATACATGTGCGCAACAATGGCGGCAAAGGTAATGATGAGATACAGCACCCCTGCCAGTCGTGCGTAGAACATGGGGGTTGCGATGACGGGACGGTCTTCTGCGTGCATGCTTGTCTGTGCGATCATATGGGTACTCATGATGGTGCTCCTTATAGATAAGTCGGCTGTAGATAAATCGGCTTTATGAAAATCGAACGATGTGAGCTAAGAAGTGACATCCGGCTCTTCTGCCGAACCCGAATTGATGCGATTGACCGAGATTAAAGGCAGACCCAGGTCACGGATCTGTCTCAGCAGGCCATGAAGTGCAGCTTGGTCGAGCACCTGGCATATCATCAGCGTTGTGCCATCATCCTCAGATGTGATCGTCACGTCACCAAACCAATCTTGCCAATCCTTGTCCAGATGACCGTGCAGCCGGATTTGATATAGCATGGGTTGTGACTGATGCTGTGTGTCTGCCATCGTAAGTGCCTGTGTTGCTCATCTCGATCAATATGAGACAAGCATATTCGCAAGGGGGTGTTATCGTGTAGACACGTAAGTGTTGTTCAGGGGGTGTTGTTTTTGGGGATAAGTGCTTTAGAGGATGCCCAATTGGCGGGCACGGGCAACGGCTTCCGTACGGCGGCTGACGCCAAGCTTGGCATAGATCCGGCGGTTATGCCCCTTGATGGTATCCAGGGCGAGGAAAAG
The Phototrophicus methaneseepsis DNA segment above includes these coding regions:
- a CDS encoding LacI family DNA-binding transcriptional regulator — encoded protein: MPVTIRQISEAAGVSVATVSRALNGSDHPVNAETQKRILEIAQKLGYHPNHIARSLRTDRSPIIGIICDDITSAFTTKIVRGVQDRLKEDGYFCVVINTDWDPASEQRAIQDLTGYLIEGIIFAETVHQSASDELKLNDKKCVFVHRLFPKGFPNSVIPDELYGSRLAVNHLIQLGHKRIGYLNGPEQFYSSEERFLGYKTMLEDSGIAFDPTLVANGDFGTEQGYVAASQLLDLPEPPTAIFAANDLMAIGTIYAAQDRGLRIPDDLALVGYDNQYISTISRPSLTTVSLPCFEMGRASAELLLALLNDEAADSQEIKVKGELLIRESCGAARDPQPAPRMPSRVDRLNLFRDQNNGKG
- a CDS encoding DUF4386 domain-containing protein — encoded protein: MSTHMIAQTSMHAEDRPVIATPMFYARLAGVLYLIITFAAIVAHMYVPSTLIVPNDAAATVANITASEGLFRMGGLGAELIVLLSEVILSIILYMLLKPVNNTLSLIATVSRLIMTTIHGINLLNYAFVLFIINGAAFGIEQSHALVSLFLDAHSFGFTVGIAFLIIHVFALGYLIYQSGYFPRVLGILFLIAGFGYLFDTVGLLFIESYTTTPDLIAMLISVAEIAFPVWLLVKGLNLQKWQQRMR